TCTGAGGAAGTTGCACGTGAGGCACTTCGTCTTGCAGCGCACAAACTTCCAGTGAAATGTAAGTTCGTGAAACGTGAAGAAAATGGTGGTGATACGAATGAAAGCAACTGATCTCCGTCAATCAACAACTGAAGAGCTCAACGGTAAAGTAGGCGAATGGAAAGAAGAACTCTTTAACCTTCGTTTCCAATTAGCTACAGGTCAGCTTGAGAATCCTGCTCGTATCCGTGAAGTACGCAAGTCGATTGCGCGTGCTAAAACGATTCTTCGTGAACGCGAACTCGGCATCAACAACGGCTAATCTAATCGGATTCTTTAAGAGGAGGTAACACTCATGGAACGCAATAAGCGTAAAGTACTCACTGGACGCGTCGTGTCTGACAAAATGGACAAAACGATCGTCGTTGCAGTTGAAACAAAAGTACGTCATAAGCTTTATGGCAAACGTGTAAACTACACGAAGAAATTTAAAGCGCACGATGAGAACAATGTCGCTAAAATCGGCGATGTCGTCCGCATCGCGGAAACACGTCCGCTTTCTAAAGACAAACGTTTCCGTCTCGTAACAGTAGTAGAAGAATCAGTAATCATCTAATAACAGTTCGGATCTATAAACATCCGGAGGGAGGTACACTCGCATGATTCAACAAGAATCTCGCTTGAAAGTAGCAGACAACTCTGGCGCGCGTGAACTGTTGACAATTAAAGTCCTCGGTGGTTCAGGTCGTAAGACTGCCAACATCGGTGACATCATCGTCGCGACGGTAAAACAAGCAACACCAGGTGGCGTTGTTAAAAAAGGTGACGTTGTCAGAGCAGTTGTCGTTCGTACAAAACGCGGCGCTCGTCGTAAAGATGGTTCGTACATCCGTTTCGATGAGAACGCAGCAGTCATCATCAAAGATGACAAGAGCCCACGCGGCACTCGGATCTTCGGGCCAGTTGCACGTGAACTTCGTGAAAAAGAATTCATGAAGATCGTTTCGTTGGCACCGGAAGTACTTTAATTTCCAATTTCAATCCTATAAGGAGGTGCGCAAAACGATGCATGTTAAAAAAGGCGATACAGTCCAGGTAATGTCTGGTAAAGATAAAGGCAAGCAAGGGGTTATCCTCAAAGCTATGCCAAGCAAGAACCGCGTAGTCGTAGAAGGTATCAACGTGATTAAAAAACACTCGAAACCATCACAAGCGAATCCACAAGGCGGTATCCTTGAAATCGAAGCACCAATTCACGTCTCGAACGTCATGCCACTCGACCCTAAAACGGGCAAACCGACTCGCGTTGGTTTCAAAGTAGTCGATGGTAAAAAAGTTCGTGTCGCGAAATCGGGCGAAGTACTCGATAAATAAGAAGAACGTGACGAAAGGAGGTCCATTCGACTATGAACCGTTTGCAAGAGAAGTATAAAAGCGACATCGTGAAAGCGATGATGGATAAATTCAACTATGACTCAGTCATGCAAGTCCCGCAGGTCGACAAGATCGTCATCAACATGGGTGTAGGTGACGCTGTTTCGAACTCGAAGGCTCTTGACATGGCAGTGGAAGAATTATCAATTCTTTCTGGTCAAAAACCACTCGTAACGAAGGCTAAGAAATCAATCGCTGGTTTCAAACTTCGTGAAGGCATGCCAATCGGTGCGAAGGTTACTCTTCGTGGCGAGCGTATGTACGATTTCCTCGACAAATTGGTAACTGTTTCACTTCCACGTGTACGTGACTTCCGCGGTGTATCGAAGAAAGCATTCGACGGACGCGGTAACTACACGCTTGGTGTGAAAGAGCAACTTATTTTCCCTGAGATCGATTACGATAAAGTAACGAAAGTACGCGGTATGGACATCGTTGTTGTTACAACAGCGAACACAGACGAAGAAGCTCGTGAATTGCTCACACTTCTCGGAATGCCATTCCAAAAATAATCTAAAGGGAGGTCGACAACATGGCTAAAAAGTCAATGGTGAATCGCGAACACAAACGCGAGAAACTCGTTGCCCAGTACGCTGAGAAACGTGCACAATTGAAAGCTGAAGGCGACTACATCGGACTCAGCAAATTGCCACGTAACTCTTCACCTGTACGTCTTCATAACCGTTGCCGTATCACAGGTCGTCCACATGGTTACATGGGTAAATTCGGGATCAGCCGTATCAAGTTCCGTGATCTTGCATACAAAGGTCAAATCCCTGGTGTTAAAAAAGCAAGCTGGTAATCCACTAACAGTGTGAAAGGAGGTACATCGCATGGTAATGACAGACCCAATTGCAGATATGCTTACACGTATCCGTAACGCTAACATGGTTCGCCATGAAAAATTAGAGCTTCCAGCTTCTAATATCAAACGTGAGGTTGCAGAGATCCTCAAGCGTGAAGGTTTCATTCGCGATGTTGAATATATCGAGGACGCTAAGCAAGGTACACTTCGTCTGTTCCTTAAATACGGAGCAAGCAACGAACGTGTTATCACTGGTCTCAAACGCATTTCGAAACCAGGTCTTCGTGTATACGCAAAAGCTGATGAAGTACCAAAAGTACTCGGAGGACTCGGTATCGCAGTTCTTTCGACATCAAAAGGTCTTATGACTGATAAAGAAGCTCGCCAACAACAAGTCGGCGGCGAAGTGCTCGCCTACATCTGGTAAGTCACTTTTCTAACAAGAACGGAGGTGTAATCAATGTCACGTATTGGTAAAAAACCAGTTACGATTCCAGCTGGCGTTACTGTCACGGTTGCAGAAGACAACACGGTCACAGTAAAAGGTGCTAAAGGTGAACTTTCGCTTTCAGCTAACCCAGCCTTGGAAATCAAAGTTGAAGAGAACGAATTGAACGTCGTTCGTCCGGATGACTCGAAAGAGAACCGTACGATCCACGGGACGACACGTGCCCTTATCGCCAACATGGTGGAAGGTGTGTCTAACGGATTCCAGAAAACACTTGAGATCTCAGGGGTTGGTTACCGTGCAGCTAAGCAAGGTAACAAACTCGTCCTCAGCCTCGGTTACTCGCACCCAATCGAGTACGTTGCTGAAGAAGGTATCGAGATCGAAGTTCCTTCAAACACGCAAATCGTCGTTAAAGGGATTAACAAAGAGCGCGTCGGTCACGTTGCAGCTCAAATCCGCTCGTACCGTGCTCCAGAACCTTACAAAGGTAAAGGTGTTCGTTACTCTGATGAACGTATTCGCCGTAAAGAAGGTAAGACTGGTAAGTAATTCGTCACGAAATGAACGGAAAGGAGTGGCATAAATGATCACAAAAGCAGACAAAAATGCAGTTCGTAAGAAACGTCATGCTCGTGTACGTCGTACGATCGCGGGGACAGCAGCTCGTCCACGTTTGAACGTATTCCGCTCGAGCAAGCACATCTACGTTCAACTCATCGATGATGCAGCACAAACAACGCTTGTGTCAGCATCTTCGAAAGATAAAGCTCTCGATCTTACAAACGGCGGCAACGTTGAAGCAGCGAAAGCTGTTGGTAAACTTGCAGCTGAACGTGCACTCGAGAAAGGTATCGACACTGTTGTGTTCGACCGTGGTGGATACCTCTATCATGGCCGCGTCAAAGCTGTTGCTGAAGCAGCTCGTGAAGCAGGTCTTAAATTCTAACAAAAAGGAGGGGACACTCGATGCGCCAGTTAGACGTTAACATGGAACAACTTGAAGAACGCGTTGTTACCGTAAACCGCGTCGCGAAAGTCGTGAAAGGTGGCCGTCGCTTCCGTTTCGCCGCTCTCGTCGTCGTAGGTGACAAAAATGGTCACGTCGGTTTCGGTACAGGTAAGGCACAAGAGGTGCCAGAAGCGATCCGCAAGGCTATTGAAGCCGCTAAGAAAAACATGGTTCAAGTACCGATGGTCGGTACAACAATTCCACACGAAATCACAGGAGTATTCGGAGCAGGTCGTGTATTCATGAAACCAGCTTCTGAAGGTACTGGGGTTATCGCTGGTGGTCCAGTTCGTGCAGTGCTCGAACTCGCAGGTGTAGGTGACATCCTTTCGAAATCGCTTGGATCTAACACACCAATCAACATCGTCCGTGCGACGGTTAAAGGCTTGACAGAGCTTAAAAAAGCAGAGGAAGTTGCTAAACTACGCGGTAAAAGCGTAGAAGAACTTCTTAAATAAGGGAGGGAATTAGACATGGCGAAACTCGCAATCACCCTCACACGCAGCACTATTGGTCGTCCGGAAGATCAGCGTGTAACAGTACGTACACTTGGTCTTCGTAAAATGCATCAGACTGTCGTTGTCCCTGACAACGTAGCGATGCGCGGTATGATCAAAAAAGTGTCGCACCTTGTGACTGTAAACGAAATCAACGAATAATAAAGATCTTACTAAATAAGGAGGTGCCACTATGAAACTCCATGAATTGAAGCCAACTCCAGGTTCGCGTCACGAACGCAACCGTGTCGGTCGCGGTATGGCGACTGGTAACGGTAAAACTTCTGGCCGTGGACATAAAGGTCAAAAAGCTCGTTCGGGCGGTGGCGTTCGTCCAGGATTCGAAGGTGGGCAAAACCCACTTTACCGTCGTCTTCCAAAACGCGGTTTCAACAACCCTACTCGTAAAGAGTATGCAGTTGTTTCCCTAGACACGCTTAACCGTTTCGAAGCAGGTACTGAAGTTACTCCAGAACTCTTAATCGAGACTGGTGTTGTCAGCTCTGCTAAAGACGGAATCAAAGTACTTGCTAACGGCAAGCTTGAAACAAAATTGACTGTTAAAGCCAACAAATTCTCGGGTGCAGCGAAAGAAGCGATCGAAGCAGCTGGCGGTTCAGTTGAGGTGATCTGATGTTTCAGACGATCTCCAATATGTGGCGCGTGAAAGATATTCGACAGCGTATTCTCTTCACACTCGCAATCATCATCATTTTCCGCATCGGGGCCCATATCCCGGTGCCGATGGTGAATACGGATGTGTTGCGTTTTGACTCAGGAGGTCTTCTCGACTTCTTGAACTTGTTTGGAGGAAATGCTTTACAGAACTTCTCCCTGTTCGCAATGGGGATCATGCCGTACATCACGGCATCGATCGTTGTGCAGCTCTTACAAATGGACGTCGTTCCGAAGTTTGCCGAATGGGCAAAACAAGGCGAGTCTGGCCGTAAAAAGCTAGCGACGGTCACGCGCTATGGGACGATCATGTTAGGGTTTATTCAAGCGACATCATTGTCGTTTGGATTTAACCGCCTCTATCCAGGTCTCGTCAATGAGACGTGGGGCACGGCAACCTATTTCGTGATCGCGATCGTACTGACTGCCGGTACGGCGTTCTTGATGTTCCTCGGTGAGATGACGACGGAGAAAGGTGTTGGGAATGGTATTTCCATCATTATCTTCGCCGGTATCGTCGCTGGGTTCCCAAGAATCTTCACGCAGATTTATGAAACGAAGCTCCAAAATGCTGGAGATGCGTTATTCATTAACATCGTTTACTTGGTCGTGCTATTGCTCGTTATCCTTGCGGTGACCATGGGGATCATTTATGTTCAACAGGCTGCTCGCAAAATTCCGATTCAATACGCAAAACGCACGGCGAACCGTACCCCTGTGGGCGGTCAGTCGACGCACTTGCCAATCAAACTAAACGCTGCCGGTGTCATCCCGGTTATCTTCGCGATTTCCTTCATGGTGACACCACCAACTGTTGCAAGCTTCATTGCTTCTCCGGAAACGACGCAGAAGTTGCAGACTTACTTCGATACGACAGCTCCAATCGGAATGTCGATCTACGTAGCGCTCATCATCGCGTTCGCTTACTTCTATACATTCATTCAGGTCAATCCTGAACAGATGGCAGAAAACCTGCAGAAGCAAGGTGGCTATATTCCTGGGATTCGTCCTGGGGCGCAAACAGAACAGTACATCACGAAGTTGCTCTATCGTTTGACATTCTTCGGAGCGATTTTCTTATCGCTCGTAGCGATCATGCCGACAATCTTCATTAAGCTTGCCGGTCTCCCAACTTCGGTGCAAATCGGAGGAACGAGCTTGTTGATCGTCATCGGGGTAGCCCTCGAAACGATGAAACAAATCGAGAGTCAACTCGTAAAACGACACTACAAAGGCTTTATCCGTTAAAGCGGAAGGAAGGGTACACCCTTCCTTCCTGTCGTGTTTACGACGTGTTGTGAAAATCAAAACTGGAGGCTAACTGAGATGAATCTAGTACTCATGGGCTTACCGGGTGCAGGGAAAGGGACTCAAGCGGCTAAAATCGTTGAAGAGTACCAAATCCCACACATTTCGACAGGCGACATGTTTCGTGCGGCAATCAAAGGCGGAACGCCACTCGGCAAAGAAGCAAAATCGTTCATGGATAAAGGCGAACTCGTACCGGATGAGGTAACAATCGGAATCGTACGCGAACGCTTGAGTCAAGATGATACGAAAAACGGCTTCCTGCTCGATGGATTCCCGCGTACTGTTGCTCAAGCAGAGGCACTCGAAAGTTTGCTTAAAGATTTGGGAAAACAGATTGACCATGTCGTGAATATCGATGTGGATGCGGAAATTCTCGTCCCGCGTTTGACAGGTCGTTGGATCTGCCCGACGTGTGGTGCGACATATCACGTGATCTTCAACCCACCTAAAGTGGAAGGCATCTGTGATGTGGATGGGTCGGCTCTCATGCAACGTGAAGACGATAAAGAGGAAACGGTCCGCCGTCGCCTTGACGTCAACATCGAGCAATCGAAACCACTCATTGACTTTTACGCTGAAAAAGGGTATCTTCGTACATTGGATGGAGATCGTCCAATCGATGTCGTATACGCCGATGTCAAAGCGTTACTCGGTGGTACTGAATGATCATCACGAAGACGCCTCGTGAAATAGCGATTATGCGTGAGGCTGGGCAAATTGTTGCTCGAACACACCAGGTGCTCAAAGAGCACATCAAACCAGGTATTACGACGCTTGAGCTCGACCGGATCGCGGAAGAATACATTCGCAGCCAAGGTGCGACACCGTCGTTCAAAGGCTATAACGGGTTTACCGGTAGCGTTTGTGCTTCAGTGAACGAAGAGCTTGTTCATGGGATTCCCGGAAAACGGGTATTGAACGATGGGGATATCATCTCGATCGACATCGGTGCCTACTATAACGGATACCATGGAGATTCCGCTTGGACGTATCCAGTGGGAACAATCTCGGAAGAGACACAGCAGTTACTTGACGTGACTGAAGAAAGTCTGTATAAAGGATTGGAGCACGCTAAGGCTGGACAGCGTTTGACAGACATTTCGCATGCGATTCAAGCGTATGTGGAATCTCATGATTTCTCTGTCGTCCGCGAATACGTCGGTCATGGTGTCGGACAAAATTTGCATGAAGAACCGCAAATTCCGCACTATGGTCCACCGGGGAAAGGGCCGCGCCTGAAGACTGGAATGACGTTAGCCATTGAACCAATGGTCAACGCTGGTCAACGCTATGTTCGGACACTGGCTGACAACTGGACAGTTGTGACAGTGGACGGTAGCATGTGCGCCCACTTTGAGCACACCATCGCCATCACAGACGATGGATACGAGATTTTAACGAAACTCGATTCCGGTGAATGAGGCTCTATTGCTTCGTGCTGATCCGTTACGGATCCTTCTCTCACAGTACAATGCGATAGATCGTCTGTGCTCCTAAATATCTTCATATAGAAAGGGGAATAAATGATGGCGAAACAAGATGTCATTGAAGTGGAAGGCACTGTTGTCGAACCACTTCCAAACGCAATGTTTAAAGTGGAGTTAGAAAACGGCCACACGGTGCTCGCGCACGTCTCAGGGAAAATTCGGATGCACTACATTCGAATCCTTCCAGGTGACCGCGTAACTGTCGAGTTGTCTCCGTACGACTTGACTCGCGGGCGGATTACGTACCGTTACAAGTAACTCCGATTTTTCCAGGAGGAGGGTATAATCATGAAAGTAAGACCGTCGGTAAAACCGATCTGCGAAAAATGTAAAGTTATTCGTCGTAAGGGTAAAGTAATGGTAATTTGCGAAAACCCGAAACACAAACAAAAACAAGGTTAATCTAAGAGGAGGTGCACACATGGCACGTATTGCTGGTGTAGATATTCCACGCGAAAAACGTATCGTTATTTCGCTCACATACATCTTTGGTATTGGTAAAACAAGAGCACAAGAAATTTTGAAGGCTGCAAACGTATCTGAAGATTCACGCACACGTGATCTTACAGAAGACGAAATCAACCGTATCCGTGAAGCAATTGACGGAATTAAAGTTGAAGGTGACCTTCGCCGTGAAGTTTCACTCAACATTAAACGTTTGATCGAGATCGGCGCATATCGCGGTGTTCGTCACCGTCGTAGTCTCCCTGTTCGCGGTCAAAACACGAAGAACAACTCGCGTACTCGTAAAGGCCCACGCCGTACAGTAGCGAACAAGAAGAAGTAAAGGAGGGAATTGAACAATGGCGAAACGTAAGCAAAATGTACGTTCAAAACGTAAAGTCAAAAAACATGTTGAAGTCGGTGTGGTACACATCCGCTCTACATTCAACAACACAATCATTACAATCACTGACACGCAAGGTAACGCGATCTCATGGGCTACTTCTGGTAACCTTGGATTTAAAGGATCACGTAAATCGACTCCGTTCGCAGCACAATTGGCTGCTGAAACTGCAGCGAAAGTTGCAATGGACAACGGTATGCGTACAGTAGAAGTTAACGTTAAAGGTCCTGGTGCTGGACGTGAAGCGGCTATCCGTGCCCTCCAAGCTACTGGTCTTGAAGTAACTGCAATCCGTGACGTAACACCAGTTCCGCACAACGGTTGCCGCCCTCCGAAACGTCGCCGCGTATAATCGCTTGTGCGTGTGAAGGGCTTACCTAGCACAAACAGCATATACAATGCAGCTCGCGCTGCATGGCAGGATACACTCAAGGAGGGGTTCAGATGATCGAGATTGAAAAACCAAAGATCGAAACGGTCGAAATCAGCGAGGATGCTACGTTTGGTAAATTCGTGGTGGAACCGCTTGAACGTGGATATGGCACTACTCTCGGCAACTCACTACGTCGAATTCTTTTGTCATCGCTCCCTGGTGCAGCGGTAACAGCGGTTCAAATCGATGGCGTTCTTCATGAGTTCTCTACGATTGACGGAGTCGTCGAAGACGTCACGCAAATCGTATTAAACCTCAAGAAGTTGGCTCTCAAAGTGTACTCGGACGAAGAGAAAACGCTTGAGATTAACGTTTCAAGTGCCGGTGCTGTCACTGCGGCAGACATTACCCATGATAGCGACGTTGAAATCTTGAATCCTGAGCTCCACATCGCGACTCTCGCTGATAACGCGACGCTTCGCATGCGTTTGACTGCTCGCCGTGGTCGTGGTTACGTCCAGGCAGAAGATAACAAACGTGATGATATGCCGATTGGCGTTATTCCAATCGATTCGATCTACACACCGATTCAACGCGTGAACTACGAAGTAGATAAAACACGTGTCGGTCAAGATGCTAGCTTCGATAAGCTTCTATTAGACGTGTGGACAGATGGTTCAATCCGTCCGGAAGAAGCGGTATCGCTCGGGGCGAAAATTTTGACAGAACACTTGAACATCTTTGTTGGCTTGACTGACGAGGCTCTCAATGCAGAAATTATGGTCGAGAAAGAAGAAGACCAAAAAGAAAAAGTACTCGAAATGACGATCGAAGAACTCGATCTCTCAGTTCGTTCGTACAACTGCTTGAAGCGCGCAGGCATCAACACTGTTCAAGAACTCGCAAACAAATCAGAGGAAGAGATGATGAAAGTTCGTAACCTCGGACGTAAATCACTCGAAGAAGTTCAACTCAAGTTGGACGAGCTCGGTTTAGGCTTGCGTAAAGAAGACTAAGTTCAACCGAAGGAGGGAAATGTAATGGCTTATTCGAAACTCGGCCGTACAAGCTCACAACGTAAGGCACTTTTACGTGATCTTGCAACTGACCTTATTATCAACGAGCGCATTCAAACAACTGAACAAAAAGCGAAGGAACTTCGCCCAGTCGTTGAAAAATTGATCACTCTTGGGAAACGTGGCGATCTTCATGCCCGTCGTCAAGTAGCTTCATTCGTTCGTAAAGAGAACGCTGGAGAAAAAGACGCAATCCAAAAATTGTTCGAAGACGTGGCACCACGCTACGCTGAACGTCAAGGTGGATACACACGCATCATGAAAGTCGGCCCACGCCGCGGTGACGGTGCAGAAGTCGTAATCATCGAACTCGTCTAATTCATTAGGCAGTCAACAGGGCATGCGGTGACGTATTGCCCTGTTTCCACATCGGAAAGGAGTCGGCAGATGGAATCTCAAATTATGGTACGCGATATCGTGTTTCGTTACCCGGGACAAACCGAGCCAGCCTTAAACGGGCTGTCACTCGACGTATACAAAGGGGAATGGCTCGCTATCGTTGGCCATAACGGTTCTGGCAAGTCGACTTTGACGAAGTTGTGGAATGGGCTTTTGCTTCCTCAAGAAGGAGAAGTCCGGGTTGAGACACTCGATCCAACGGACGCCACAGACGTGTGGGACGTTCGGAAACGGATCGGTGTCGTCTTCCAAAATCCTGACAACCAGTTTGTCGGGGCGACCGTGCGCGATGATGTGGCATTTTCTCTCGAAAACATGGGACTTCCACGTCAAGAAATGGTTCGTCGAATTGATGACAGTCTAGCGCGCGTTGGATTATCGGAACTAGCGGACCGTGAACCGCATCAGTTATCCGGTGGACAAAAGCAGCGCGTTGCGATCGCTTCGGCACTCGCAATGCGCCCGCATGTCCTCGTGCTCGATGAAGCTACCTCAATGCTCGACCCGATTGGGCGCAAAGAGGTGATTGAAACGGTACAACAGCTCGTCTCAGAAGGGATGACCGTTGTCGCCATTACCCACGAGCTCGACGAAGTGTTGTTTGCCGACCGTATCATTGCATTGTCAAAAGGCAAGATTGCGATGACCGGCACACCCGAAGACGTGTTTCAAAATCCGGAGGCGTTACGAGCCATTCAGCTCGACGTACCGTTTATTGTCCGGATGCAACTCGAACTGAAGGAACGGGGCATACCACTCGATCGTCTGATGCTACAACATTCGGAGTTGGTGAACCATCTATGCCGATTAGCATTGAAGAAGTGACTTACCAATATCAATTGAATACTCCGTTTGAACGAACCGCGCTGCGCGATGTGAATGTAATGATTCCGTCGGGGGCGCTTGTTGCGTTTCTTGGCCATACTGGGTCAGGCAAGTCAACGCTCGTTCAACATATGAACGGACTGCTGCGACCGACAAAAGGGCGTGTCGTCGTCGATGACATCGAAGTCCGTGCGATTACGAAGCGTCGCGACAAAAAGCAAAGCCTGCTACCGCTTCGGCGCCGCGTTGGGCTCGTCTTTCAATATCCGGAGCATCAACTATTTGAAGAGACGGTCGAACGCGACGTCATGTTTGGTCCACGAAACTTTGGGGCGTCTGAAGACGAAGCGAAAGAGCGGGCTCATGCTGCGTTGCGCCTCGTCGGCCTGGATGAAACGTTATGGGGCCGTTCCCCGTTCGATCTCTCGGGCGGACAGATGCGTCGCGTCGCCATTGCCGGCGTGCTCGCTAGTCGACCTGACGTTCTCGTCGTAGATGAGCCGACGGCCGGACTCGACCCGCTCGGCCGTCGTGAGATGCTGGCGTTATTCAAACGGCTAAAACAAGAACTCGATTTGACGCTCATTCTCGTTTCGCACGATATGGACGACGTGTTAGCGTACGCAGAACGAGTCGTCGTCATGGAACGGGGCGAGGTCGCCTTTGATGGGAATCCATTTGACTTGTTCAAAGATGAGGCGCTTGTCAAAGGGCTCCAGCTTGAAATCCCGCATGTGCTTCGTTTCGCGAGTGAG
This sequence is a window from Exiguobacterium mexicanum. Protein-coding genes within it:
- a CDS encoding DNA-directed RNA polymerase subunit alpha gives rise to the protein MIEIEKPKIETVEISEDATFGKFVVEPLERGYGTTLGNSLRRILLSSLPGAAVTAVQIDGVLHEFSTIDGVVEDVTQIVLNLKKLALKVYSDEEKTLEINVSSAGAVTAADITHDSDVEILNPELHIATLADNATLRMRLTARRGRGYVQAEDNKRDDMPIGVIPIDSIYTPIQRVNYEVDKTRVGQDASFDKLLLDVWTDGSIRPEEAVSLGAKILTEHLNIFVGLTDEALNAEIMVEKEEDQKEKVLEMTIEELDLSVRSYNCLKRAGINTVQELANKSEEEMMKVRNLGRKSLEEVQLKLDELGLGLRKED
- the rplQ gene encoding 50S ribosomal protein L17, with the translated sequence MAYSKLGRTSSQRKALLRDLATDLIINERIQTTEQKAKELRPVVEKLITLGKRGDLHARRQVASFVRKENAGEKDAIQKLFEDVAPRYAERQGGYTRIMKVGPRRGDGAEVVIIELV
- a CDS encoding energy-coupling factor transporter ATPase; protein product: MESQIMVRDIVFRYPGQTEPALNGLSLDVYKGEWLAIVGHNGSGKSTLTKLWNGLLLPQEGEVRVETLDPTDATDVWDVRKRIGVVFQNPDNQFVGATVRDDVAFSLENMGLPRQEMVRRIDDSLARVGLSELADREPHQLSGGQKQRVAIASALAMRPHVLVLDEATSMLDPIGRKEVIETVQQLVSEGMTVVAITHELDEVLFADRIIALSKGKIAMTGTPEDVFQNPEALRAIQLDVPFIVRMQLELKERGIPLDRLMLQHSELVNHLCRLALKK
- a CDS encoding energy-coupling factor transporter ATPase, whose protein sequence is MPISIEEVTYQYQLNTPFERTALRDVNVMIPSGALVAFLGHTGSGKSTLVQHMNGLLRPTKGRVVVDDIEVRAITKRRDKKQSLLPLRRRVGLVFQYPEHQLFEETVERDVMFGPRNFGASEDEAKERAHAALRLVGLDETLWGRSPFDLSGGQMRRVAIAGVLASRPDVLVVDEPTAGLDPLGRREMLALFKRLKQELDLTLILVSHDMDDVLAYAERVVVMERGEVAFDGNPFDLFKDEALVKGLQLEIPHVLRFASELAPAFGVTTPNLRTEGELADWIALELRKGRAT